A genomic window from Pseudocitrobacter corydidari includes:
- the flgK gene encoding flagellar hook-associated protein FlgK — translation MSSLINSAMSGLSAAQSALNTTSNNIASYNVSGYTRQTTVLASANSTLGAGGWVGNGVYVSGVQREYNAFITNQLRTAQSQSSGLTTRYEQMSKIDDMLSGTTNSLSTTLQDFFSSMQTLVSNAEDPAARQTVLGKADGLVNQFKVADQYLRDQDKQVNLSIATTVDQINNYANQIASLNDKISRLTGVGAGASPNDLLDQRDQLVSELNKLVGVEVNVQDSGTFNVTMANGYTLVQGSSARQLAAVPSSSDPTRTTVAYVDNVAGNIEIPEKLLNTGSLGGLLTFRSQDLDQTRNSLNQMALAFADAFNVQHKEGVDANGKDGKDFFTIGDPSVVANSKNSGKASLAAEVTDASSVQATDYRVSYKNGEWQVTRLSDNTTVKAEQKDGALNFDGLSVTVSGTPAENDSFTVKPVSDAIVNMSVAISDESELALGIDDAENGESDNRNGQALLDLQNAKLVGNSKTFNDAYAALVSDIGNKTSTLETSSTTQSNVVTQLSKQQQSISGVNLDEEYGNLQLFQQYYLANAQVLQTASTLFDALINIR, via the coding sequence ATGTCCAGTTTAATCAATAGCGCCATGAGTGGATTGAGTGCGGCACAGTCGGCACTGAATACCACCAGTAATAATATTGCCAGCTACAACGTCTCGGGCTATACCCGCCAGACCACGGTGCTCGCTTCGGCGAACAGTACGTTAGGTGCGGGAGGCTGGGTCGGCAATGGCGTCTACGTTTCTGGCGTTCAGCGCGAATATAATGCATTCATCACCAACCAACTGCGAACGGCGCAGAGCCAGAGCAGCGGGCTGACCACGCGTTATGAGCAGATGTCGAAAATCGACGATATGCTTTCCGGCACCACAAACTCTCTCTCCACCACGCTTCAGGATTTCTTCTCCAGTATGCAAACGCTGGTGAGCAACGCTGAAGATCCCGCCGCGCGTCAGACCGTTTTGGGTAAAGCGGATGGTCTGGTCAATCAGTTTAAAGTCGCCGATCAGTATCTCCGCGACCAGGATAAGCAGGTGAATCTCTCTATCGCTACCACCGTTGATCAAATCAACAACTACGCGAACCAGATTGCCAGCCTGAACGATAAAATCTCGCGCCTGACCGGCGTGGGTGCAGGTGCTTCACCTAACGACCTACTCGATCAGCGCGATCAGTTAGTCAGCGAGTTAAACAAGCTGGTGGGCGTGGAAGTGAACGTGCAGGATAGCGGAACATTCAACGTCACCATGGCGAACGGTTATACGCTGGTGCAGGGCAGTAGTGCCCGCCAGCTGGCCGCCGTGCCGAGCAGCAGCGACCCAACGCGCACCACCGTGGCGTATGTTGATAACGTCGCGGGGAATATTGAAATCCCGGAAAAACTGCTTAACACCGGCTCGCTTGGCGGTTTGTTGACCTTCCGCTCGCAGGATCTCGACCAGACTCGCAATAGCCTTAACCAAATGGCGCTGGCCTTTGCGGATGCGTTTAACGTCCAGCATAAAGAGGGTGTCGATGCGAACGGAAAAGACGGGAAGGACTTCTTCACGATTGGCGACCCGTCCGTTGTGGCGAACAGCAAAAATAGCGGTAAGGCGTCGCTGGCGGCGGAAGTGACGGATGCCTCCAGCGTACAGGCCACGGATTATCGCGTGAGTTATAAAAACGGTGAATGGCAGGTGACGCGTCTTTCCGATAACACCACGGTGAAAGCGGAACAGAAGGATGGCGCATTAAACTTTGACGGGCTCTCCGTCACGGTGAGCGGTACGCCAGCAGAGAATGACAGCTTTACCGTGAAGCCGGTGAGCGATGCAATTGTGAATATGAGCGTGGCGATAAGTGATGAATCTGAGCTCGCACTGGGTATTGATGACGCGGAAAATGGCGAGAGCGATAACCGTAACGGCCAGGCGCTGCTGGATTTGCAAAACGCGAAGCTGGTGGGAAATTCGAAAACCTTTAACGACGCGTATGCGGCGCTGGTCAGCGATATCGGGAATAAAACCTCGACGCTTGAAACCAGCAGCACCACGCAAAGCAACGTCGTCACCCAGCTCAGCAAACAGCAGCAATCCATTTCCGGCGTGAACCTGGATGAAGAGTACGGCAACCTGCAACTCTTCCAGCAGTACTA
- the flgJ gene encoding flagellar assembly peptidoglycan hydrolase FlgJ codes for MLGDSKLTASAAWDAQSLNELKAKAGQDPQANLRPVARQVEGMFVQMMLKSMREALPKDGLFSSDQTRLYTSMYDQQIAQQMTAGKGLGLAEEMVKQMQTQKEPSATVGQVPMKFDLPTVTSFQNDALTQMVRKALPKTPGGSDAPLSGDSKDFLAKLALPAQVASEQSGIPHHLILAQAALESGWGQRQIRRENGEPSYNLFGVKASGNWKGPVTEITTTEYENGEAKKVKAKFRVYGSYLEALSDYVGLLTRNPRYAAVTNASTAEQGAQALQNAGYATDPQYARKLTNMIQQLKSLSDKVSSAYRNDIENLF; via the coding sequence ATGCTGGGCGACAGCAAATTAACCGCCAGCGCGGCGTGGGATGCGCAATCGCTTAACGAACTCAAGGCGAAAGCCGGACAGGATCCGCAGGCTAACCTGCGGCCTGTCGCCCGTCAGGTGGAGGGCATGTTCGTGCAGATGATGCTGAAGAGTATGCGCGAGGCGCTGCCGAAGGATGGGCTCTTTAGCAGCGACCAAACCCGGCTTTACACCAGCATGTACGATCAGCAAATTGCCCAGCAGATGACCGCCGGAAAAGGACTGGGGCTGGCGGAAGAGATGGTGAAGCAGATGCAAACGCAGAAGGAACCGTCCGCCACGGTGGGCCAGGTTCCGATGAAATTTGACCTGCCAACCGTCACCAGCTTCCAGAACGATGCGCTGACGCAGATGGTGCGCAAAGCGCTGCCGAAAACGCCCGGCGGCAGCGATGCGCCGCTCTCCGGCGACAGCAAAGATTTCCTTGCGAAACTGGCGCTTCCGGCGCAGGTGGCGAGTGAGCAGAGCGGTATTCCGCACCATCTGATTCTGGCGCAGGCCGCGCTGGAGTCGGGCTGGGGCCAGCGGCAAATTCGCCGTGAAAACGGCGAGCCAAGCTATAACCTTTTTGGCGTGAAAGCCTCTGGCAACTGGAAAGGGCCAGTGACGGAAATCACCACCACCGAATATGAAAACGGTGAAGCAAAGAAGGTGAAAGCGAAATTCCGCGTCTACGGTTCGTATCTGGAAGCGCTATCGGATTACGTCGGCTTACTGACACGCAACCCGCGCTATGCCGCGGTTACCAACGCATCGACCGCCGAGCAGGGGGCGCAGGCGTTACAGAATGCCGGATACGCCACTGACCCGCAGTATGCGCGCAAGCTAACCAATATGATTCAACAGCTTAAATCCTTAAGCGACAAAGTCAGCAGCGCGTACCGAAATGATATTGAAAATCTCTTCTGA
- a CDS encoding flagellar basal body P-ring protein FlgI, giving the protein MFKTLIGLALILVSTLAQADRIRDLTSVQGVRENSLIGYGLVVGLDGTGDQTTQTPFTTQSLNNMLSQLGITVPAGTNMQLKNVAAVMVTAQFPAFARQGQTIDVVVSSMGNAKSLRGGTLLMTPLKGVDSQVYALAQGNILVGGAGASAGGSSVQVNQLNGGRITGGATIERELPTQFGAGNTINLQLNQDDFTMAQQIADTINRRSGFGNATALDARTVQVRAPQGGSGQVRLLADIQNLEVGGVPQDAKVIINSRTGSVVMNREVTLDTCAVAQGNLSVTVNRQAQVSQPDTPFGGGQTVVTPQTQIDLRQSGGSLQSVRESANLNNVVRALNALGATPMELMSILQSMQSAGCLRAKVEIV; this is encoded by the coding sequence ATGTTTAAAACCCTGATTGGCTTGGCGCTGATTCTGGTAAGTACCCTGGCACAGGCCGATCGCATTCGCGATCTCACCAGCGTACAGGGCGTCAGGGAAAACTCCCTGATTGGCTATGGTCTGGTGGTTGGGCTGGACGGCACGGGTGACCAGACTACCCAGACACCGTTCACCACCCAGAGCCTGAACAACATGTTGTCGCAACTGGGGATCACCGTTCCGGCGGGCACCAACATGCAGCTGAAAAACGTGGCAGCGGTAATGGTCACCGCCCAGTTCCCGGCGTTTGCACGTCAGGGGCAAACTATCGATGTGGTGGTTTCGTCGATGGGTAACGCTAAAAGCCTGCGCGGCGGTACGCTGTTGATGACGCCGCTGAAGGGGGTTGATAGCCAGGTGTATGCCCTGGCGCAGGGGAATATTCTGGTGGGCGGCGCGGGCGCGTCGGCGGGCGGCAGCAGCGTGCAGGTTAACCAGCTTAACGGCGGGCGCATTACCGGCGGGGCCACCATTGAACGCGAACTGCCAACGCAGTTTGGTGCGGGGAATACCATTAACCTGCAGCTGAATCAGGACGATTTCACCATGGCGCAGCAGATTGCCGACACCATTAATCGTCGCAGTGGTTTTGGTAACGCCACCGCGCTGGATGCGCGTACGGTGCAGGTTCGCGCGCCGCAGGGCGGCAGCGGTCAGGTGCGTTTGCTGGCGGATATCCAGAATCTGGAAGTGGGCGGCGTACCGCAGGATGCGAAGGTGATTATTAACTCGCGTACCGGGTCGGTGGTGATGAACCGCGAAGTGACGCTGGATACCTGTGCGGTGGCGCAGGGCAACCTCTCCGTTACCGTGAATCGTCAGGCACAGGTTAGCCAGCCGGATACACCGTTTGGCGGCGGCCAGACGGTGGTGACACCGCAAACGCAGATCGATCTGCGCCAGAGCGGCGGCTCGCTGCAAAGCGTGCGGGAAAGTGCCAACCTCAACAATGTCGTGCGTGCGCTGAATGCGCTGGGCGCGACGCCGATGGAGCTGATGTCGATTCTGCAATCGATGCAAAGTGCCGGATGCCTGCGTGCGAAAGTGGAGATCGTCTGA
- the flgH gene encoding flagellar basal body L-ring protein FlgH encodes MQKTAAFRYPLLTALALSMTGCAFIPSKPLVEGATSAQPIPGPVPVANGSIFQTAQPINYGYQPLFEDRRPRNIGDTLTIVLQENVSASKSSSANASRDGKTNFGFDVVPRYLQGLFGNARADVDASGGNTFNGKGGANASNTFSGTLTVTVDQVLANGNLHVVGEKQIAINQGTEFIRFSGVVNPRTISGSNTVPSTQVADARIEYVGNGYINEAQNMGWLQRFFLNLSPM; translated from the coding sequence ATGCAAAAAACCGCAGCGTTTCGTTATCCGCTTTTAACGGCACTGGCGCTCTCTATGACCGGTTGCGCCTTCATCCCCAGCAAGCCGCTGGTGGAAGGCGCAACCTCGGCGCAGCCGATCCCCGGCCCGGTACCGGTAGCGAACGGCTCAATATTTCAGACGGCGCAGCCGATTAACTACGGCTACCAGCCGCTGTTTGAAGACCGTCGGCCGCGCAATATTGGCGATACGCTCACCATCGTATTGCAGGAAAACGTCAGCGCCAGCAAGAGTTCTTCTGCCAACGCCAGCCGCGACGGCAAAACCAACTTTGGCTTTGACGTCGTGCCGCGCTATCTGCAAGGGCTATTCGGCAACGCGCGTGCGGATGTTGACGCCTCCGGCGGTAACACCTTTAACGGTAAAGGCGGCGCCAATGCCAGCAACACCTTTAGCGGTACATTAACCGTCACGGTCGATCAGGTTCTGGCGAACGGCAACCTCCACGTGGTGGGGGAAAAACAGATTGCCATTAATCAGGGCACTGAATTTATCCGCTTCTCAGGTGTGGTTAACCCGCGCACCATCAGCGGCAGTAATACCGTGCCGTCCACTCAGGTGGCGGATGCGCGTATCGAATATGTGGGCAACGGCTATATCAACGAAGCGCAGAATATGGGCTGGTTGCAGCGTTTCTTCCTGAATTTATCGCCGATGTAA
- the flgG gene encoding flagellar basal-body rod protein FlgG → MISSLWIAKTGLDAQQTNMDVIANNLANVSTNGFKRQRAVFEDLLYQTVRQPGAQSSEQTTLPSGLQIGTGVRPVATERLHSQGNLSQTDNSKDVAIKGQGFFQVLLPDGTSAYTRDGSFQVDQNGQLVTAGGFQVQPAITIPANTLSITIGRDGIVSATQQGQTNPVQVGQLNLTTFMNDSGLESIGENLYVETQASGAPNDSTPGLNGAGLLYQGYVETSNVNVAEELVNMIQVQRAYEINSKAVSTTDQMLQKLTQL, encoded by the coding sequence ATGATCAGTTCATTATGGATCGCCAAAACCGGCCTCGACGCGCAGCAAACCAATATGGACGTTATCGCCAACAACCTGGCGAACGTCAGTACGAATGGTTTTAAGCGTCAGCGTGCGGTGTTTGAAGATCTTCTTTATCAAACGGTACGTCAGCCGGGAGCGCAATCTTCAGAGCAAACCACGCTGCCGTCCGGTTTGCAGATTGGTACCGGTGTGCGCCCGGTTGCCACCGAACGTCTGCACAGCCAGGGCAATTTGTCGCAAACCGATAACAGCAAAGACGTGGCGATTAAAGGCCAGGGCTTCTTTCAGGTACTGCTGCCGGATGGTACTTCCGCGTATACCCGCGATGGTTCGTTCCAGGTTGATCAGAATGGTCAACTGGTGACGGCAGGCGGTTTCCAGGTGCAGCCGGCGATCACCATTCCGGCGAATACGCTGAGTATCACCATTGGCCGCGATGGCATCGTCAGCGCGACCCAGCAGGGGCAGACCAACCCGGTGCAGGTGGGGCAGCTTAATCTGACCACCTTTATGAACGACAGCGGGCTGGAGAGCATTGGCGAAAACCTCTACGTCGAGACTCAGGCATCCGGTGCGCCGAATGATTCCACGCCGGGCTTGAACGGCGCGGGGCTGCTCTATCAGGGGTATGTCGAGACCTCTAACGTTAACGTGGCGGAAGAACTGGTCAATATGATTCAGGTACAGCGCGCCTACGAAATTAACAGTAAGGCGGTATCGACCACCGACCAGATGTTACAGAAACTGACGCAACTGTAA
- a CDS encoding flagellar basal body rod protein FlgF: protein MDHAIYTAMGAASQTMEQQAVTASNLANSSTPGFRAQLNAMRAVPVEGLSVPTRTLVTASTPGADMTPGQLDYTSRPLDVALQQDGWLAVQTADGGEGYTRNGNIQVGPTGQLTIQGNPVMGDGGPLTVPEGAEITIAADGTISALNPGDPPNTVAQVGRLKMVKADNTEIVRGDDGVFRLTAEAQATRGPMLQADQSIRLQSGVLEGSNVKPVAAMADMIASARRFEMQMKVISSVDENTQKANQLLSMS, encoded by the coding sequence ATGGATCACGCAATATACACGGCGATGGGCGCAGCGAGCCAGACGATGGAGCAGCAGGCGGTGACCGCCAGCAACCTCGCCAACAGTTCGACGCCGGGCTTTCGCGCCCAGCTCAACGCCATGCGCGCGGTGCCGGTAGAGGGGCTGTCGGTGCCGACGCGTACGCTGGTAACGGCCTCCACGCCGGGCGCGGATATGACGCCAGGCCAGCTCGATTACACCTCACGTCCGCTGGACGTGGCGCTGCAACAGGATGGCTGGCTGGCAGTGCAAACCGCCGATGGCGGGGAAGGGTATACCCGCAACGGCAATATTCAGGTAGGGCCAACCGGGCAACTGACCATTCAGGGTAATCCGGTGATGGGCGATGGTGGCCCGCTCACCGTGCCGGAAGGCGCGGAAATCACCATCGCGGCGGACGGAACCATTTCAGCGCTCAACCCTGGTGACCCGCCGAATACGGTGGCGCAGGTGGGACGGCTGAAAATGGTGAAAGCAGATAACACGGAAATCGTGCGCGGCGATGATGGCGTATTTCGCCTGACCGCAGAAGCGCAAGCTACCCGTGGCCCAATGTTGCAGGCCGATCAGTCTATCCGTTTGCAGTCCGGCGTGCTGGAAGGCAGTAACGTCAAACCCGTGGCGGCGATGGCCGATATGATAGCCAGCGCCCGCCGATTCGAAATGCAGATGAAGGTTATCAGCAGCGTGGATGAAAACACGCAGAAAGCTAACCAGTTGCTGTCAATGAGCTAA
- the flgE gene encoding flagellar hook protein FlgE — translation MGFSQAVSGMNAASSNLDVIGNNIANSATYGFKSGTASFADMFAGSKVGLGVKVAGITQDFTDGTTTSTGRALDVAISQNGFFRLTDSNGSVFYSRNGQFSLDANRTLVNSQGLQVTGYPASGTPPTIQQGANPTAITIPNSLMSAKETTTAAMQVNLNSTDAKPSVATFDPANADSYNKKGTVTVYDSQGNAHDMNIYYVKTDDNKWDVYTQDTSVSGAAAKKAAQMSFSSNGTLSEIRNYDDTGALATDANANPEIQVAIDALNGSAAGSFSLSFLNSMQQNTGANNIVATSQNGYAPGDLVSYQINEDGTVVGNYSNEQSQLLGQIVLANFANNEGLQSEGDNVWSATQSSGVALLGTAGSGNFGSLTNGALEASNVDLSKELVNMIVAQRNYQSNAQTIKTQDQILNTLVNLR, via the coding sequence ATGGGCTTTTCCCAAGCAGTCAGCGGCATGAATGCCGCGTCCAGTAATCTCGATGTTATCGGCAACAACATTGCTAACTCCGCAACCTACGGCTTTAAATCAGGCACCGCCTCGTTTGCCGATATGTTTGCCGGTTCAAAAGTGGGGCTGGGGGTGAAAGTCGCCGGGATCACTCAGGACTTTACTGACGGGACGACGACCAGCACCGGACGCGCGCTGGACGTCGCCATCAGCCAGAACGGTTTTTTCCGCCTCACCGACAGTAACGGTTCCGTTTTCTATAGCCGTAACGGCCAGTTTTCCCTCGATGCAAACCGTACGCTGGTGAACTCTCAGGGCTTGCAGGTGACCGGTTATCCGGCGTCCGGTACGCCGCCGACTATTCAGCAGGGGGCGAATCCCACGGCAATTACCATCCCGAACTCGCTGATGTCGGCAAAAGAGACTACCACCGCGGCGATGCAGGTTAACCTCAACTCGACGGATGCCAAACCGAGCGTCGCCACGTTCGATCCGGCTAATGCCGACAGCTACAACAAGAAAGGTACGGTTACCGTCTACGACAGTCAGGGTAACGCCCATGACATGAATATCTATTACGTAAAAACCGATGACAATAAGTGGGATGTCTACACCCAGGACACCAGCGTCAGCGGCGCGGCAGCGAAGAAAGCGGCGCAGATGTCCTTCAGCAGCAATGGCACGCTGAGCGAGATCCGTAATTACGACGACACGGGGGCCCTCGCAACCGATGCCAACGCAAACCCTGAGATTCAGGTCGCTATTGATGCACTTAACGGCTCCGCCGCCGGTTCTTTCTCCCTGAGCTTCCTCAATTCCATGCAGCAGAATACCGGCGCCAACAACATCGTCGCTACCTCGCAGAACGGCTATGCGCCGGGCGACCTGGTGAGCTATCAGATCAACGAAGATGGCACCGTGGTCGGGAACTACTCCAACGAACAGAGCCAGCTGCTCGGTCAAATCGTACTGGCGAACTTCGCCAACAACGAAGGTCTGCAATCGGAAGGCGATAACGTCTGGTCTGCCACGCAATCCTCCGGCGTGGCGCTGCTGGGCACCGCGGGCAGCGGCAACTTCGGTAGCCTGACCAACGGCGCGCTGGAAGCCTCTAACGTCGATCTCAGCAAAGAGCTGGTCAACATGATTGTCGCCCAGCGCAACTATCAGTCCAACGCCCAGACCATTAAAACTCAGGATCAGATCCTGAACACGCTGGTTAACCTGCGTTAA